One region of Rhizobium sp. 9140 genomic DNA includes:
- a CDS encoding electron transfer flavoprotein-ubiquinone oxidoreductase, translating into MSETTREAMDFDVVIVGAGPAGLATAIRLKQRAAEAGAEISVVVVEKGSEVGAHILSGAVIDPSGLDALLPDWREDPDRPLTTEVTDDRFHVLTASRSLRLPNALMPPLMNNHDNFIGSLGNVARYLGAQAEALGVEIYPGFAATEVLYDDNGAVTGIATGDMGIGRDGEPKDDFTPGMELRAKYTVFSEGARGSLTKQLLARFNLTEGRSVQKFGIGIKELWQVKPEKFSKGLVQHSFGWPLDMKTGGGSFLYHFDDHLVTVGFVLHLDYKNPTLSPFDEFQRFKTHPLIRDTFEGGKRIAYGARALTEGGYQSVPQLAFPGGVLAGCAAGFMNVPRIKGSHNAIHSGMQAADAVFDGLAGGRANDTLEAYEAGWRSSAIGRDLKPVRNVKPLWSRFGTVLGVGLGGIDMWLQTLFGVSPFGTIKHKKADFQSLKPLSEVTPIQYPKPDGKLTFDKPSSVFLSNTNHIEDQPVHLRLADPAIPVERNLPLYGEPARLYCPAGVYEVVYDDEQAKTGPRFVINAQNCVHCKTCDIKDPSQNITWVPPEGGGGPNYPNM; encoded by the coding sequence TTGAGCGAAACAACCAGAGAGGCCATGGACTTCGACGTGGTGATCGTTGGCGCGGGACCGGCCGGTCTTGCCACCGCGATCCGCCTGAAGCAGCGCGCGGCCGAGGCAGGCGCGGAAATCTCCGTCGTCGTCGTGGAAAAGGGTTCGGAAGTCGGCGCGCATATCCTGTCGGGCGCGGTGATCGATCCTTCCGGCCTCGATGCGCTCCTGCCCGACTGGCGGGAAGATCCCGACCGACCGCTCACCACCGAAGTCACCGACGACCGCTTCCATGTGCTGACCGCCAGCCGTTCGCTGCGGCTTCCCAATGCGCTGATGCCGCCGCTGATGAACAATCACGACAACTTCATCGGCTCGCTCGGCAATGTCGCCCGCTATCTCGGGGCACAGGCCGAGGCGCTCGGCGTCGAGATCTATCCGGGCTTTGCGGCAACCGAAGTTCTCTATGACGACAACGGCGCGGTCACAGGCATCGCCACCGGCGACATGGGTATTGGCCGCGACGGCGAGCCGAAGGATGATTTCACCCCTGGCATGGAGCTTCGGGCGAAATACACCGTGTTTTCCGAGGGTGCTCGCGGCAGCCTGACCAAGCAGCTTCTCGCCCGCTTCAACCTGACCGAGGGACGCTCGGTGCAGAAATTCGGCATCGGCATCAAGGAACTCTGGCAGGTGAAGCCGGAGAAGTTCAGCAAGGGGCTGGTGCAGCATTCGTTCGGCTGGCCGCTCGACATGAAGACCGGCGGCGGCTCGTTCCTCTACCATTTCGACGATCATCTGGTGACCGTCGGCTTCGTGCTGCATCTCGATTACAAGAACCCGACGCTCTCACCCTTCGACGAATTCCAGCGTTTCAAGACGCATCCGCTGATCCGCGACACCTTCGAGGGGGGCAAGCGCATCGCCTATGGCGCCCGCGCGCTAACCGAAGGCGGCTACCAGTCGGTGCCTCAGCTTGCCTTTCCGGGCGGGGTGCTGGCCGGCTGCGCGGCTGGCTTCATGAACGTGCCGCGCATCAAGGGTTCGCACAACGCCATCCATTCCGGCATGCAGGCGGCGGATGCCGTGTTCGACGGGCTTGCGGGCGGTCGCGCCAACGATACGCTCGAAGCCTATGAGGCCGGCTGGCGCAGCTCGGCCATCGGGCGGGACCTGAAACCGGTCCGCAACGTCAAGCCGCTGTGGTCGCGGTTCGGCACCGTGCTCGGCGTCGGCCTCGGCGGCATCGACATGTGGCTGCAGACGCTTTTCGGCGTCTCTCCCTTCGGCACGATCAAGCACAAAAAGGCCGATTTCCAGAGCCTGAAGCCGCTTTCGGAAGTCACGCCGATCCAGTATCCGAAGCCGGACGGGAAGCTTACCTTCGACAAGCCGTCCTCGGTCTTCCTGTCGAACACCAATCATATCGAGGACCAGCCTGTTCATCTGAGGCTTGCCGATCCCGCCATCCCGGTCGAACGCAACCTGCCGCTCTATGGCGAACCGGCGCGGCTCTACTGTCCCGCCGGGGTCTACGAGGTCGTCTATGACGACGAACAGGCGAAGACCGGCCCCCGTTTCGTGATCAACGCGCAGAACTGCGTGCACTGCAAGACCTGCGACATCAAGGATCCCTCGCAGAACATCACCTGGGTGCCCCCCGAAGGCGGCGGCGGCCCGAACTATCCCAACATGTGA
- a CDS encoding TetR/AcrR family transcriptional regulator, with amino-acid sequence MNETGEAMTAGNGPRSTKDVSGLLAVALRDTGITDRHCEILEAAAALFAERGYAATSVRDIGERVGLLGGSLYHYIKSKEALFVRIHDIALQIAEDRVRSAIEPITDPWERLEMACITMMEIQLDPASLTMPLMNDFISAPAEIRDRLVDKRDRFELVFRDLIAELPLEAEYDRGIYRLLLLTLLNNVSNWYRPGRMNPSDIGRQIATIFRHRGRN; translated from the coding sequence ATGAATGAAACCGGTGAGGCGATGACGGCAGGAAACGGTCCTAGAAGCACGAAAGACGTCAGCGGTTTACTGGCTGTGGCGTTGCGGGATACGGGCATAACCGACCGCCACTGTGAGATCCTGGAAGCCGCTGCAGCGCTGTTTGCCGAGCGAGGTTACGCTGCGACTTCAGTTCGTGATATCGGCGAACGCGTTGGACTCCTTGGCGGCTCTCTATACCATTACATCAAGTCGAAAGAGGCACTGTTCGTCCGCATCCACGATATCGCCCTGCAGATTGCTGAAGATCGCGTTCGCTCCGCGATCGAGCCGATAACGGATCCATGGGAACGCTTGGAGATGGCATGCATCACCATGATGGAGATTCAACTGGATCCCGCCTCATTGACGATGCCCCTAATGAATGATTTCATTTCTGCGCCGGCTGAAATCCGAGATCGCTTGGTCGACAAGCGTGACAGATTCGAACTCGTATTTCGCGACTTGATCGCAGAACTTCCGCTAGAGGCCGAATATGATCGCGGCATCTATCGGTTGCTTCTACTGACGCTACTAAACAATGTTTCAAATTGGTATAGGCCAGGACGCATGAATCCTTCAGATATAGGCCGCCAGATCGCAACTATTTTCAGACATCGCGGTCGGAATTGA